DNA sequence from the Podospora pseudocomata strain CBS 415.72m chromosome 2 map unlocalized CBS415.72m_2.2, whole genome shotgun sequence genome:
acttctgcttctgctgcgccGGCGATAGGATTCCTCATCGCGCGCATAGTGCTCTTCATCGCTGAGCTCGCGCTCACGCTTCAGCGCCTCCTTCTCGCgctcgtcctccttcttgtcctgtcGCTTGTcgtacatcttcttggccccggcggcggcaagacCGGCAGCTACCATCTCGGCGCCGGTGCGCAGGCGAGATCGGGAGCGGCTCTTACCATCGCGGGACTTGCTTCTCTTGTGGCGGTAATGCTGGACGAGTCCAACCGCGGCGGCAGTGCCGAGTCCGGCTTTGGCTGCTGCGCTTTTGGATCGCTTGCGGCTGGGGGAACGGGAGCTGTCGCTTGAAGCACGGTGGACGGGGCGTCCGCgggccatctcctccttttcgaCCTTGTTGCTCTGGTACAGTTTGGCAGCGCCGGCAGCTGCGAGAGCCACAGCGGCGATACCAAGACCTGTCTTGAGCCTAGAGTGAGGTGACCGCGAACGAGAGCGCGAACGCGAGTGCCCATGCCGAGACCGAGAGCGTTCCCTGATGATGATCTCCTTGTCCTTTTCTCCATACCTGTCTTCGTAGGCGCTGTGAGCGCGTCTGGCAACCTCGGTACCGATGGCTCCCAGGGCAGCGCCAGCGAGGACTTTGCGACCACGCTTCTCAGGAAGCTCACCCTGGGCATTGCGGCGAGATGCTAGAATGGCAGAGATACCTGCGCCAGCAAGAGCACCTTCGGCAATGTGGCGCTTCCTGTGAGGACTGCTCGACTCCTCACGCTTGACGATTCTCCGTCTGACATATACCTCTTTGTCTGACTCGGCATCGCTGTAGCCgtcatgatgatggctgtgACGGCtatggctgtggtggtgatgatggtggtggcggtgaggcTCGCCATAGCGTTCAACCTCGTATTCTTCACGTTCTCCACGGAAAGGACCGAGCTCGCGAGATTCCCGGCGATAATAGTATTCCTCGTCCCGAGTGGGGATGCGGGCTATCGCCACATTGGTCTCTTGAGCCTGTTCACGGATGACaagaggcggcggtgggggcgCCTCCTGAACAATGATTCTCTGCTCAGGGGCACGTTGGCGAATGACGATGGGGGCAGGCTGGACGACGGGTTCGTAGTATTCCGTCTCCTTGCGCCAGCGTTCAATCTCTCCGCTGTACCTGTCATCATCACGGTGGTCACGCTCCTCAATCCGGCGTTCTaccacaacctcaccgccgTGGGAATCCCGATGCTCGACTCTCCTCTCCACTCGGACTTCAGTCTGCTTGTCCTCATCCCAGTATGAGCGGCGTTCCCAGTCACGAGGAGTCCTCGGCGAGAAGGCATCTTCGCGATCGCGCTCGGCTCGGACAAGTTCTTTGGACTCGTAGACAACCTTGGGGCGGTCGGTGATATCCTGACGCCAATACTCGTTGTTCCGGTCATCTCGCTCCACAACCTGCCTCTCAACCACGGTGCGGGTCCGGTCATAGTCCCGGTcatcccgctcccgctcGATAATGCGCTCCCGCTCCACAACAGTGTCCCTGTCCCCGCCGCGATCGCGATACTCGGTCCGGTCGACCCGGATGAAGTCGTCTCTGGGCTCgcgctccctctcccgctcgATTACCTCACGGCGCTCTACATAGGTGGCACTGTGAGGCGACGGCTCGAAGGCAGAGCGAGGACGCTCGGGAACGTACACCCTCTCAACCCGACGGTCGACCTCGATGTGGTCCTCCCGATCCCGGCCTACACGGCTGCCGCCACCATATCGGCTGCGgcgatcctcctccacaacctcgacATCGCGCTCACGCTCGCGCTCTACCCGATCAGTCTTCTCCACTGAGACCGGTCCAACTTTGTACCGACGCACTGTGGTTCTCTTATAGCCCTCATCGTCGGAGGGCGACGTGTCCCGGGCGTAACGGGACTCGCGGTACACCTCGGGCATGGTGGGCGAGTTTGGGTCGGTGTTGGGTCACACCCAAGTGGTGGGTAGTAGCGGTAGTAGTGGGAGTAGTAGTTATGAGATACGAAACAAAACTCGCGATGTGGGTATCacgaaaaaagaagaaaagactaACAACAAAAATGTGGAAAAGTTGCAGAGAAATTTCCAACAAGTGGAAAGGAAGGGCGGGgtgggaagaaaaaggcTGAGCTGTTGCTATAAGAGAGCGAGCCCGCAAGGTGGGATGTGGACCGaaggaaggagatggaggggggggcaCTGGGGGCTGGGCAGTGCGCATGCCTTGTCAGCGACGGGAGAGAAGCCAGACCTTGGCCCTGCAACACCTGCATGCATTATGGCGCTGTAAGCAACTGTAACTAAAGTGACTTATTACGCAGGGCAAGGAATATTCGCTGGAAACCCAATCGAGGCGCAGTTGTGGGCTCTCTTGCGAGGTATTCCGGCCGTGTACCTGACATTCTCCCCCTCTTTGATCATGTATCACACGATAGGCTCTCCCAGCTATCTCTTAGATGCCGATGTTGGTCTGCAACCCAGGTCGAGCTTGTTGGCGCTTCCGCCATGTTGGTCAGGGGCAACGGCCTATGCGAACAGACTATACTATGATCCTCTTCTCCTAAAAGAAGGCAAAAGAAAGCGGCGTTGCGAAACAACGGAAACGAAACTTTGCGCCATGCGCCGTTGGGAGAGCAGAGCGGGGTCCTGAAGAAGACGGTCACAAAATGCGGCCTCGTTGAGTGAGATATGACTGCCTAGTGTGGAAAAAGACTGTGTTCTCAATGGCCTGCGCCGCTCTCATGTCCAGTTGGACCAGTCCagcctctcttctttttctcggAAGAAAAATCCAACcgcacctccatcatcaaagcCGGCAGCAAGAGGTTCTCACACAGTGGGATATCTAATGTGATCCAATATCGAAGCTACTGCGAGAGCAATGACCAAGTCCCAGCCTATGAAACCACCATGCAGCCACACCTTCTCTGCATTTCTAGCAGCAGTGCTACCCGTCTGGTCACACTGCCTGGGAATCCAGACGAATTACCTCATGAACCCAGTCTGATCAAGATTCAACATGATCGAGAGAGGTGCGAGAGTCCATCATCCTGGAACCTTCATCGCATCGTGTGTGCCAGCTTGGAAGCTTCTGGGTCCACGCGCGTTCCTCGTTTTGACCAGGTGGCCCCACATGAGTTCACTCGAACTGCGACCATGGGACGGCAAAACGAACGGCAGCTCAGGATGAACCCAGCCCTGTGACTCGGTCATGATATGGGAAAAGGTGGTTCAGGcggtgaaggggggtgaggtgacTGTTATATTCCCGTCGGGAGATTCATCGCAACAAGAGCAGCTGATGGGATGTTCCGTCAGttacccctcccccgcgctGCAGTTGACTTCTCGTCCAGGGGCTTTACATACCTACATCTAATGAACTTGCAGTCAAACAATGCATTCCATCTTCTGCAGGATGAAAAGATTGATCCCCACAAGAGTGAATCTCCAAATACCTGCGTGAATACTGCAGTGACTGCCTCTTTGCCTGACAATGTGTCGAGgcccaaaagaaaaccacAGCAAGTGAGAACCGCGCGGGTCAGACATATTTCGTCATCTACCCCACTGCCTGTGAAGCCAAGGCTACAATGCCAAGATGTCTTTTTTTAGCGTCCTTTTGGGTCTCGCTCACTAACACATCGCTTCCACGAAAAACAGGCTGTGAGCTGAAATCTCTACTTGTGTGATGCCGTGGCAATAAAATCCACGAAACGAAACACAACTGCTCCATGAGAAGAGGCCGCTCTACTCCGGCCGATTTGACCATGGGGCCTCTCGGTCTCAGATCCTCAGCTCCGAATGACcgacttcttcaaccccggAGCGGCTCGGGTGGCTGAGTGAGTACTAGGCTGAGGCTGAGCTTGCTTCTCGATACATGACCGTTAGGGGCCATGGCAAGGTATTAAAACGGCTCGTGATTGGGTGTCTTGTAAGTTATGGCCAATCTATGTATGGACCAGTCTTCTATCGTTACATGACCATACTTGTACCAACTGTAAATGAGCCAGTATCCCAAGCAGAGCCTCATGTACTGTGGGACTGTGGTCGGAGAGGATGACACCAAGGTGACCGTCGTCTTTTGATATCAAGTGGCCTGAAGCGTATACTATAGACAAGAGTGGAAGCGGCAGTTGATGGGACCTTGACATGCCGTGCTATGGGGTACTGCGATCTAGACATGGAGAGCTGACGAGTGATGGCTATTCAACATAGGTGGACTAGAATAGGAGTGCGATGGTGAAGGGCTTGATCGGTTCGTACACGtcatgttgatgttgtatTCCGAAGGCGAAGCTCTCGTCGTCGATAAATTGGCTCATAGTTCCGCAAACCTAAGACTGAGGTTAATCGTAATTTGTACCCTTGATCTCACATTCATGGAAGCTCGAAAAGTCACTGCCAAGCACGCACAAAGCTTGATCATCAGACTTGTCATATTCCCATTTGATGTGGCGAGGGTAGTCCTTCAACTAACCGCCCAAGCCGCAACCAAGCTTGCCGTGGAATCAGGGCTCTTGTGGAGGTACCATCGGTGTCGAGCCCGCAGTCCATGAAACTGCCAGAGGCCGCAAGACCGAGCCCATCCCACTTTTGCTTAAACACATCTCAATTTCCCGTGTAAGCTACGCCGATGAACCAGAACCCTTGATATCAATGCACCCATCCCAATGGTCGTGAATGCGATACGCCGTCGCAAAAGATCCAGGCAAGCTTTGGAAGTACAAAGGGAACCCGAGGAGTCAAAAACACGCCTTGCCGATATTGACCGTTTAGTCGAAGAGACCGAAGCCCATGTCATCGTCggactcctccttctctgtAGCAAGTTGTTAGCACCATATTCAAGAGCATATCGGGCCGGAAGCCCAGGGTGGGAGTACtgaccctcctccttggcctcctcgggagcggcctcagcagcaccgccagcggcagcagcagcgccaccagcagcggcaggggcggcaccaccaccggagcCGACGTTGGAAAGAAGGTCCTTCACATCCTTGCCCTCGAGAGCCTGTATCACAGCAAAACAACCCAAGTCAGTCATCTAATCGTCTCGTGGCCGGTGCCCGCGTTCGGAATGCGTAGTTCTCGGTGTTTCGTACCTTGGCGAAAAGGGAAGCCCAGATAGGCTCGACATCCTCAATGCCGGCGGCCTTGATGATGGTCTGGATCTTGTCGGCCTATTTCGCAAGTCAGTCGCTAGTTCCGCCCAAATCGCCCCGTAAATCGCAGAATTGCGCGGGGCACCAGAAGATTCTCCTTACAGTGATCTCAACACCGTCATCGGCGAGGATCAGGGCCGCATAGGACGTCGCAAGCTCAGCGGTAGACATTTTGAATGTGGTTTGTCAAGACGGCAAGGTGCTGATGCTCGAATGACTTTTTGTCGTGGGATGTCGAGATACCGAAGCTTGAAATTCGCGAAGAGGAGAAATTAAGAGTTGTGCGCATGACAAAAAGAGAATAGCGTGGCCCTACAGCTGGCAGGTGTGCAATGGTCATTGCGCAGCTGACCGCCGCCTGTCGGTCTAGGAGAGCAAAAGTGGATATTCGTCAAGGTGCCCGGCTGGCAACGGCTGGAAGAAGTCGCTGTCCGGGCTCTCTCTGATTGGCTTGGGCAGTCGCTGAGCCATCCGCTGTGGCCTGCCAGGAACCCCAGTCGGGCCTTTGATCGATCTCCTTGCTAAGACCGGCCCCGCCATTGAAGCTCCCCTCTGTTCCCCCACCACAACTGACGTCGCGGACAGGGCCTGCACATCGTCCAGAGGCTGAATTCCAATCTAGATCTTTCCTCTTGCAAGCAAATAAACACCACATGGGCGCAGTTGCATCGAATTCACCCATTCTCGTATGACCGAATACGATAATTGACTCTCTCTGATATCCTTGTTCACCTCGTAGCCGAAAGAAGTGCTGCCAGTCGTGCGGCGCAAAGAAGTGACCGGTTGGTCAAGAGCAAGGTTGGCCAGGGCAGGagatcaagctcctccagatCCCGGTGGGTTTTCCAGCGAGAGCTGTTTCCTCGCGAGCTTTTGCCACTGACCATCCGTTGCCCACTGTCAGCTGGGAATACATATAAGCCATCATCGgcccttctcctcttttgtTTGTACCGGCCAGTCCACCTAgtcttcatcaacacctTTTCTCAGTTCACCTTGCACCCAAGATGGAGACCCCAGCGATTCCCATGCCCAACGATGCGCGGGAGCAGGAGATTCTGCAGAAGCTCACGGCTATCCGGGATCAACTGCTGCTCCTAAAGATGGACCGAACAAAGTACATTCGGAGCCAAGATGTCATGGTGCATTACCAGGAACTGGTGGAACAAGTCAAGCTGCTGAACGAGGTCCGAAAAGGGGCACATCCAGGGGAGAACAGACGTATGCGAACCACAACATCAGCGCCAACGGACTGCTTTGTACTAACACCTGCTCGTAGTCGACAAGGTGCTCGAGAGCTGTTTCCAACTCATCTCCCTTTTCTTTATGACGATTGGGCGAACGACCGACGTTCCCGCCGCCTATGCCCTGACCTCGACTGTGAAGCGACTCCTCGATCATCTCACAGAAGCCGGTCTCTTCTCGCCAAAAGATCTCGACAGCCTTTCGGATACACTGGGAAGGTTGGATGGGATCTTGAAGAACGCGAACGCACAACATTCACCATACCTGGTCGAACTCCTTTCCAAACGCGAAGAGCTATGCAAGACGATGCTTGCAAAGTTGCGGGAAAAGCTGGACGAGCTGGATAAACCTTTGCAGGCCGTCTATGAGAGGTTAATATCTATCATGAGATCAATGTCGCttgccaacaccaagacaaaGTTCGCCACATCCGAAGTCCAGAAGCTGCAAGCAaagctcaaggagattgaAGAGTCCAGAGTGGATGGCAagtttgttgatgaagaagggaACGAAATCCGTGGCAGCGACCTAGTCTCAGCACTTCTGGCGAGGTGTTTGAGGTGGTCAGATATCGTGTTGGAGAGGTACGTCATGCGCCCTTCAATAATGGGACGCCCGAACTAACGCAGACGATCGCAGAAAGGGGCAAATACCTGAAGCTTTCAGAACAAAATACGAGATTCTCACCGGTGTGCGCAACGATCTTGAAAAGCTTTCCATCACGCAAGCCTGGTCCCTCCGAGAAACCGATTTGTACGATTTCCAACGAGAGCTCGACAAGATTGACGAGAGTAGGGTAGACGGGAACTgggtcgacgacgagggcAACCCTGCCGAACTGTACGTTCAACGAACGCTGCTTTACCTCATCAGACGCAGCTACGGCTACATTTATTACCTGATGAACTCGTCTGAGCCAGTGTCAGAGGCGTTGTTACCGGTGTACAACCAGTTGCAGACGTTGAAGAGGTGTCTGGTGGAGGTCAAAAACTCGGGAGGCGTGAGCTCGGTTAGGGAGTTATATCCTTATAGCATGAAGGTGTGTTGCCCTGTGTCATAATGTCCCAACTTTCTAATTACTGACAATCAATAGCTTAATTCAATCGACAACATGCGCGTCGATGGCAAGTTCATGGTTGGCAACGACATTCCAGAGGGACAGGGAAGTGTCAGTGAGCTGCTGGCTGAGTGCTTTGACCTCAGCTACGAGCTCAGGGTGGCCGCGGAAGAACTGGAAGATGGCAGTGCTGATAGCTAGCTGGCCATGTTCGTTTCGGTTGTATGATATTTCGGGTTTTTGGAAGCATGGTTTTGCGCGAAGATATGTTGCTGATGGTGTTATGAACGGGTTGATGACAATAATTGGGTGCAATCATACCCGAAGCTGATTTTAGAGCACTGCGATTATGGCGTGCCATAATGGATTTTGAGGTTCGACAGGAACAGCCGCCATAGTTTTTACTTTGGGTCATTTGAAGAGTTTCCTAGCGAGCTCGGGATTGCAGTTAGACCATTGGTTCCGACATTAATTAATCATATTTGGTCTATCGTGGTCTCAGGGGCCTATTGTACTGAGTGTGTGTGATTTTAGACGAAGAATTAAAATTCCGGCGCAACACATTCATGGACATCATCAAATGCAcactctcttttctctcttctccccaccACATACACCAACTTCCTACTGCTTGGTATTAGGGTCAGGGAACTTTTCGTCCTGTCCAGGGACTGGGAACCGGAAGGCGCAGAGGAAGGGCCACATTTGGGCCTTTTCCCATGCTGTTAGCACGATCGTGGTAAGGGTTGAGAGAGAAGGAAACTTACATTCTCCACATCCCAGACTCCCTCCTTGGCGTAGATGTCATTTCTCAAcacctccttgatctcctcccgGGAGGCGGCGCTGATGACGATGGTGCTGCCTGCGAAAGAGAACTTGGTCGGGTCGGAACCCTGGGGGGGCTCGTTGAGGACGGCACCGCCCATTTTGTAGAGGCCAGAATCGACAGCTGGTTTGAGACCGCCGAAGTGTTGACTTTATTCATTAGTATCCGGTAACTTtgtgagaggagggggagggaagaaaCATACGGCCGGACCTCGAGACGCTTCTCATGAGCACCGGGGAAGTCGGGGATGACGACGAGCCATTCTACATTTTTGGGGGCTTCGGTGGAGGACATTGTTCTGATGGGTTGCTGTTGAAATCTAATAGGTGATATAATCGAAGAAAAGGAACCAAAACTAGGTTTGCTGGTTGGGGGcttggaagaaagaaaagcaaGTCTGTTAAAGGTTGAAGCTGCAAATGAGCGCAGGTGAGGTGATGCCATAAGGTGGAGTCGTATTTGACTTGATAGATACACCGATTGCGGCCGACGGAGGAATATGCAAGTTTGAGAGAAGGAGCGGACGATTTAGTATGCACCGAATGGGTTGAATTAGTGAGCAGCTTGCGGTTATGGGCGGATATGTACCGAACTGCGGAAAGTGATACCTCTCAAGAAGGAAGTGGTGCCTCTTCCGAACGAATGCCGACGATCGCCGCAAGGGGTTGAATTGGCGGTGCGGGGCCGCCGCGGGGAAGTTGTGTGGTTGTCAACTACGGGTACAGCCTACATGAAGGTTTCTTGGGCCGAGAAGGTTTGATTTAGGTTGTTGATTCTGGGGATCCTGCTAGCTTGGGACTTGGCACTGAATTAGGCAGGTTTGTTGGATCACTGGATGATGTGTTGAAAATCACTTTCAAGGCGCGCCCTTGAAATGTTGACTTGGATGGTGACCCCACCTATTCAGTACACATATGGGGGTGTTCAGGGGTAATGAACCTAACCTACCTTGTGAAAGAACGCAAACATACATCaaatgaggagggggacttATTTTGAGTATCCAGTTAAGAACATAAACCATCGGCTTTCGAGACACAGTGTTGCCCCTCCATTATCGTTTCCTATCTAGACGCTGGCAGCATACCTCATAAGATTTATGACAAAAGCCTAGTTGGCAATGATGGCAGCACTGGGCACAAAACCGGCCTCCTTCAATGTCAACCCAAAGTCCACGCCAGCCTCGAATGTCTTCCGTGGGAAGTTGATCTGGAAGCTCTGCACAGGAACAccagtctcctcctccacagcgTGAGCCACCTCGAACAAAGTCGTTTCGCTTGGGTAGGTCTTCATCAAGTTGCCCTTCTGCTTGGTCTGAATCCTGAGACGAGCAGTGGCGGCGGACGAGCCTGAAGCAGAACTACCTCCCAGAGCAGACAATGGGGCGGCGGGAGCCACAACCGGGGCTTGTGGTGCTCTACCCTCGCGGAgagccttggcctcctcctccttgcgcTTTCTCTCTGCCTTGTCGGCCTCGATCTTTGCCTTGATGCGCTTCTTGGCTTCGGCATCGGCAATCTTCTcttgcttcttcctctcggcctccttgattCTCTCCTTGCGCTGAagctcctccttgagctcTTGGGAGTCCTTGGTGGCCTTCATACGAATCTGCTCATTGCGCTTGGCGgtttccttctcggcctcagACTGGACGGCTCTCTTCGCGGCGAGCTTCTGTCGAAGCTCTTCTAGTCTagctttcttttcctcttctgtCAACGGGGCAATCTCGTCAGTGGACTCGGAGAAGTCTTGGTGGTCTCTTGGGTGATGTTAGCCATGTGAACTAAATGAGAAGCTGGTAAGATTGGATACGAACGTCTTGGTAGCGTGAAAGGTGGCTTGGTCATGGTTGCGGAACTTCTTGCCACATTCGTTGCAAACCAAGGACTTTGCGGTCTCGCCAGAAGGGATGTTGGCACCAGTCGtatcttcatcttcgtcctcagCTGAGGCCTGGTTCTGAGCCTGGAGCTCTTCCAAGGACTTATCCTGGTTTGCCTCTAGCCAATCAAGGGCTTGTTGCACTGCGTTGAGTGTTAGAACCGGGGCTGAAAATGAGTGGCATGACAAGATGTGTCCGTGACGGTGAGGCTTACAGTTTCCAGTCTTCTTGGCGGCGATTTCCGCACGAGCCTGCTCAAAGCCCATGGAGAGCAGCACATCAAGATCGGCAGTCGTCATCTCAAATGAGAGTGTTGCTTCTGTTTTAATTGATGAttggcaatggtggtggtgaaagtGAAAGTAGATGCCAAGATCaagggcaggtggtg
Encoded proteins:
- a CDS encoding uncharacterized protein (COG:O; EggNog:ENOG503NZ27), which produces MTTADLDVLLSMGFEQARAEIAAKKTGNLQQALDWLEANQDKSLEELQAQNQASAEDEDEDTTGANIPSGETAKSLVCNECGKKFRNHDQATFHATKTDHQDFSESTDEIAPLTEEEKKARLEELRQKLAAKRAVQSEAEKETAKRNEQIRMKATKDSQELKEELQRKERIKEAERKKQEKIADAEAKKRIKAKIEADKAERKRKEEEAKALREGRAPQAPVVAPAAPLSALGGSSASGSSAATARLRIQTKQKGNLMKTYPSETTLFEVAHAVEEETGVPVQSFQINFPRKTFEAGVDFGLTLKEAGFVPSAAIIAN
- a CDS encoding uncharacterized protein (EggNog:ENOG503NXN7); translation: MPEVYRESRYARDTSPSDDEGYKRTTVRRYKVGPVSVEKTDRVERERERDVEVVEEDRRSRYGGGSRVGRDREDHIEVDRRVERVYVPERPRSAFEPSPHSATYVERREVIEREREREPRDDFIRVDRTEYRDRGGDRDTVVERERIIERERDDRDYDRTRTVVERQVVERDDRNNEYWRQDITDRPKVVYESKELVRAERDREDAFSPRTPRDWERRSYWDEDKQTEVRVERRVEHRDSHGGEVVVERRIEERDHRDDDRYSGEIERWRKETEYYEPVVQPAPIVIRQRAPEQRIIVQEAPPPPPLVIREQAQETNVAIARIPTRDEEYYYRRESRELGPFRGEREEYEVERYGEPHRHHHHHHHSHSRHSHHHDGYSDAESDKEVYVRRRIVKREESSSPHRKRHIAEGALAGAGISAILASRRNAQGELPEKRGRKVLAGAALGAIGTEVARRAHSAYEDRYGEKDKEIIIRERSRSRHGHSRSRSRSRSPHSRLKTGLGIAAVALAAAGAAKLYQSNKVEKEEMARGRPVHRASSDSSRSPSRKRSKSAAAKAGLGTAAAVGLVQHYRHKRSKSRDGKSRSRSRLRTGAEMVAAGLAAAGAKKMYDKRQDKKEDEREKEALKRERELSDEEHYARDEESYRRRSRSRSLPRSGPTYPDADLPPTDPELGMVEYGAHPLYANPARPHDPYGAAMGPAAAAAGYESAAEEGRHRGRRKRGHRRRSRGDDSDYSADSEPETDKEKKRSGSKLRDLAAGAAAAGAAAFGIKKVRDSKKEKEKEKERDRDERDRDRDCDRDRSRRDRDEDQDRDRDRNRDRARDRSRDRSRDRSYDRDIERRREREKSRGKERDQRRYEDEDDYRRTPSPAHASGGYYQPPPPPQPVVNNGFTNHPNYVSDNLHQQQYQPYRPPDYTGFSPQPPGVPPNSAATNNGMPPPPPHQMPPPPAPQGPPPNQPPGPEHVNGLNHKLTPFYSPPTSPIMTPQTETDDPNDDIPGTPRTARSVVFVPLSPKSQATLRRHREAQEAARSDAEEDSDITPPSPLGPTTSSDDDKALRKKSKAVSDDDEESAVEELPDRFDGEGRPLTAQGHEDRRGGVHSRKGSFEYRSPKGPNGLNMMGDWAVSGTEKETVERIVQNVTGVLEGKGSWMGLIGGLLSGNLLQGGHGEGSGSRDGNRDSRDRKGKGRGHDRSEDEGDDEDDDRYRRRKRSDKRQTEDERGESSRGTKKGRHDSHDYDHDDDDYYGDEDRKRRRSRRSSRRYHRDDDDSDDREKRNR
- a CDS encoding uncharacterized protein (EggNog:ENOG503P7TG; COG:S), whose amino-acid sequence is MASPHLRSFAASTFNRLAFLSSKPPTSKPSFGSFSSIISPIRFQQQPIRTMSSTEAPKNVEWLVVIPDFPGAHEKRLEVRPQHFGGLKPAVDSGLYKMGGAVLNEPPQGSDPTKFSFAGSTIVISAASREEIKEVLRNDIYAKEGVWDVENAQMWPFLCAFRFPVPGQDEKFPDPNTKQ
- the ALTA12 gene encoding 60S acidic ribosomal protein P1 (EggNog:ENOG503P5HS; COG:J), translated to MSTAELATSYAALILADDGVEITADKIQTIIKAAGIEDVEPIWASLFAKALEGKDVKDLLSNVGSGGGAAPAAAGGAAAAAGGAAEAAPEEAKEEEKEESDDDMGFGLFD
- a CDS encoding uncharacterized protein (EggNog:ENOG503NUHI; BUSCO:EOG092629ZN; COG:S), with the translated sequence METPAIPMPNDAREQEILQKLTAIRDQLLLLKMDRTKYIRSQDVMVHYQELVEQVKLLNEVRKGAHPGENRLDKVLESCFQLISLFFMTIGRTTDVPAAYALTSTVKRLLDHLTEAGLFSPKDLDSLSDTLGRLDGILKNANAQHSPYLVELLSKREELCKTMLAKLREKLDELDKPLQAVYERLISIMRSMSLANTKTKFATSEVQKLQAKLKEIEESRVDGKFVDEEGNEIRGSDLVSALLARCLRWSDIVLERKGQIPEAFRTKYEILTGVRNDLEKLSITQAWSLRETDLYDFQRELDKIDESRVDGNWVDDEGNPAELYVQRTLLYLIRRSYGYIYYLMNSSEPVSEALLPVYNQLQTLKRCLVEVKNSGGVSSVRELYPYSMKLNSIDNMRVDGKFMVGNDIPEGQGSVSELLAECFDLSYELRVAAEELEDGSADS